The following coding sequences lie in one Micromonospora sp. R77 genomic window:
- a CDS encoding response regulator transcription factor, with protein MRVLVVEDERNLADAIARGLRKRGMAVDVAYDGTTGHEAAFVTRYDVVILDRDLPGVHGDRICADLVASGTLTRVLMLTASGTVADKVEGLQLGADDYLPKPFAFDELVARVLALGRRATPAAPPVLQIADLVLDPARRVVTRAGLPVELTNKEFGVLAELVKARGAVVSSEELLERVWDANTDPFTTIVRVTVMTLRKKLGDPPLIETVVGAGYRTVPA; from the coding sequence ATGCGGGTGCTGGTGGTGGAGGACGAGCGCAACCTCGCCGACGCGATCGCGCGGGGGCTGCGCAAGCGCGGCATGGCGGTGGACGTCGCCTACGACGGCACCACCGGGCACGAGGCCGCCTTCGTCACCCGGTACGACGTGGTGATCCTGGACCGGGACCTGCCGGGCGTGCACGGCGACCGGATCTGCGCGGACCTGGTCGCCTCCGGCACCCTCACCCGGGTGCTGATGCTCACCGCCAGCGGCACCGTCGCGGACAAGGTGGAGGGCTTGCAGCTCGGCGCGGACGACTACCTGCCCAAGCCGTTCGCCTTCGACGAGCTGGTGGCCCGGGTGCTGGCGCTGGGCCGGCGGGCCACCCCGGCCGCCCCGCCGGTGCTCCAGATCGCCGACCTGGTGCTCGACCCGGCCCGCCGGGTGGTCACCCGGGCCGGGCTGCCGGTGGAGCTGACCAACAAGGAGTTCGGCGTCCTGGCCGAACTGGTCAAGGCGCGCGGCGCGGTGGTCTCCAGCGAGGAACTGCTGGAACGGGTCTGGGACGCGAACACCGACCCGTTCACCACCATCGTCCGGGTCACCGTGATGACGTTGCGCAAGAAGCTCGGTGATCCGCCGCTGATCGAGACGGTGGTCGGCGCCGGCTATCGCACGGTGCCGGCGTGA
- a CDS encoding malectin domain-containing carbohydrate-binding protein produces the protein MTHPSAPTRRVLAALTALSLTVAGLVAAGPATAAPNHGTLVTQVPSTASPDIQDGTVDAIYDAGTKIIAVGDFTRVQNRNSDVDISRNYVLAFDKATGTVDTAFAPTVDNEVYAVVAGPTAGTVFIAGKFNTVNGVTRRKVALLNVATGALVTSFAGPAFNGLVNDVALVGGRLLVGGIFTTAGNTNPRGGLASLNAATGAVDGYLTTALTEHHNYDGVSGANSGVGASKLAVSPDGTQLVVVGNFKKADGVLHDQIVKFDLGATTATVADWNTSRYTPRCAWWAFDTYVRDVAYAPDGSYFVVVTTGAPNGGTLCDAAARWEANATGADLQPTWVDYSGGDTFLAVAISEQAVYVGGHFRWLNNSYGGDTAQAGAVGRPSVAALDPRTGLPLSWNPGRHPRGVGVSELLVTPTGLWVGSDTSWIGNFQYRRERIAFFPLAGGAAPHPTTTATLPGNVYRAGVPAPTNVLYRVNAGGPALAATDSGPDWAEDSGGNPSPFHNAGSSTAGFAPVGGVDATVPAGTPAALYSDERYDSGSAPEMSWQFPVPAGTEVQVRLYLANRYDGTAAAGSRVFDVSLDGTVVLDDLDLSGTVGHNVGTMRSFTVVSDGSVDVDFGHVVENPLIDGIEIVKTGPPPTGTGDEVQVRAYDGTTTVGATSPVANPDGTAWSTARGGFWVGGTFFYGMTGSLWRRSFDGATFGAPTKVDPYHDAYWDTVETDSGPAGQTYVGVASNFTAEIPNVTAMFFSAGRLYYTLSGQGGLYWRWFTPDSGTVGAEKFTVAGVGGLADAGGLFLAGTTLYKVNRSTGELSATDWAGGAPTGAFTVRSGPALDGTDWRAKAVFVGP, from the coding sequence GTGACTCATCCCTCGGCCCCGACCCGCCGGGTCCTCGCCGCCCTCACCGCGCTCAGCCTCACCGTCGCCGGCCTCGTCGCCGCCGGCCCGGCGACCGCCGCCCCGAACCACGGCACGCTGGTCACGCAGGTGCCCTCCACCGCCTCGCCGGACATCCAGGACGGCACCGTCGACGCCATCTACGACGCCGGCACGAAGATCATCGCGGTGGGTGACTTCACCCGCGTCCAGAACCGCAACAGCGACGTCGACATCAGCCGCAACTACGTCCTCGCCTTCGACAAGGCCACCGGGACGGTGGACACCGCCTTCGCGCCGACCGTCGACAACGAGGTCTACGCCGTGGTCGCCGGGCCCACCGCCGGCACCGTCTTCATCGCCGGCAAGTTCAACACCGTCAACGGCGTCACCCGCCGCAAGGTGGCCCTGCTGAACGTCGCCACCGGCGCGCTGGTCACCAGCTTCGCCGGCCCCGCGTTCAACGGGCTGGTCAACGACGTCGCCCTGGTCGGTGGCCGGCTGCTCGTCGGCGGCATCTTCACCACCGCCGGCAACACCAACCCGCGCGGCGGCCTCGCCTCGCTCAACGCCGCCACCGGGGCGGTGGACGGCTACCTCACCACCGCGCTCACCGAGCACCACAACTACGACGGGGTCAGCGGCGCCAACTCCGGCGTCGGCGCGAGCAAGCTCGCCGTCTCCCCGGACGGCACCCAGCTCGTGGTGGTCGGCAACTTCAAGAAGGCCGACGGGGTGCTGCACGACCAGATCGTCAAGTTCGACCTGGGCGCCACCACGGCCACCGTGGCCGACTGGAACACCAGCCGGTACACCCCGCGCTGCGCCTGGTGGGCGTTCGACACGTACGTGCGGGACGTGGCGTACGCGCCGGACGGCAGCTACTTCGTGGTGGTGACCACCGGCGCGCCCAACGGCGGCACGCTCTGCGACGCCGCCGCCCGCTGGGAGGCGAACGCCACCGGCGCCGACCTCCAGCCCACCTGGGTCGACTACTCCGGCGGTGACACCTTCCTCGCCGTCGCGATCAGCGAGCAGGCCGTCTACGTCGGCGGGCACTTCCGCTGGCTGAACAACAGCTACGGCGGGGACACCGCCCAGGCCGGGGCGGTCGGCCGACCCAGCGTCGCCGCCCTGGACCCGCGTACCGGCCTGCCGCTGTCCTGGAACCCGGGCCGGCACCCGCGCGGCGTCGGCGTCTCCGAACTGCTGGTCACCCCCACCGGACTCTGGGTCGGCTCGGACACCTCGTGGATCGGCAACTTCCAGTACCGCCGGGAGCGGATCGCGTTCTTCCCGCTGGCCGGCGGCGCGGCCCCGCACCCGACCACCACGGCGACGCTGCCCGGCAACGTCTACCGGGCCGGGGTGCCCGCCCCGACCAACGTGCTGTACCGGGTCAACGCCGGTGGTCCGGCGCTCGCCGCCACCGACAGCGGACCGGACTGGGCGGAGGACTCCGGTGGCAACCCCAGCCCCTTCCACAACGCGGGCAGCAGCACCGCCGGCTTCGCGCCGGTCGGTGGCGTCGACGCCACCGTGCCCGCCGGCACGCCGGCGGCCCTCTACAGCGACGAACGCTACGACTCCGGCTCCGCGCCGGAGATGAGCTGGCAGTTCCCGGTGCCCGCCGGCACCGAGGTCCAGGTGCGGCTCTACCTGGCCAACCGGTACGACGGCACCGCCGCCGCCGGTTCCCGGGTCTTCGACGTCTCCCTGGACGGCACCGTCGTCCTCGACGACCTCGACCTCTCCGGCACCGTCGGGCACAACGTCGGCACCATGCGCTCGTTCACCGTGGTCAGCGACGGGTCGGTCGACGTCGACTTCGGACACGTGGTGGAGAACCCGCTGATCGACGGGATCGAGATCGTCAAGACCGGCCCGCCGCCGACCGGCACCGGCGACGAGGTGCAGGTCCGGGCGTACGACGGGACGACCACGGTCGGCGCGACCAGCCCGGTGGCCAACCCGGACGGCACCGCCTGGTCGACCGCCCGGGGCGGTTTCTGGGTGGGCGGCACGTTCTTCTACGGCATGACCGGCTCGCTCTGGCGGCGCAGTTTCGACGGTGCCACCTTCGGTGCCCCGACCAAGGTCGACCCCTACCACGACGCCTACTGGGACACGGTGGAGACCGACTCCGGGCCGGCCGGCCAGACGTACGTCGGGGTGGCGTCGAACTTCACCGCCGAGATCCCGAACGTCACCGCGATGTTCTTCTCGGCGGGTCGGCTCTACTACACGCTCTCCGGGCAGGGCGGCCTCTACTGGCGCTGGTTCACCCCGGACAGCGGCACGGTCGGCGCGGAGAAGTTCACCGTCGCCGGGGTGGGCGGCCTCGCCGACGCCGGTGGCCTCTTCCTCGCCGGCACCACCCTCTACAAGGTCAACCGGAGCACCGGGGAGCTCTCCGCGACCGACTGGGCGGGCGGCGCGCCGACCGGCGCGTTCACCGTGCGCAGCGGTCCGGCCCTGGACGGCACCGACTGGCGGGCCAAGGCGGTCTTCGTCGGCCCGTGA
- a CDS encoding AEC family transporter has translation MLAAFVPIWTLTALGWLAGRRRLLGDDAEAVLGGFVFHLAMPAALFTALSRTPLQFHARALAAFAAGTAVTTTVAFVLAARAGRTTGEATIGAMAAGYVNSANLGIPVALQVVGDAAFLTEVLLFQVLVVTPALLVLLDRGAGRRLRPGRLLTLPLRNPVIAGPALGALCSGLDWHPPAAVAGPLALLGAAAVPSALVTLGLSLTGGGPPPTGAGGEVALLSGLKLVVQPLVAWLVGLAAGVGPGPLLALVVCAALPTAQNTYLFAREYASGTAVARWTVLVTTALSMVTLALVGWLLS, from the coding sequence GTGCTCGCCGCGTTCGTGCCCATCTGGACGTTGACCGCACTGGGCTGGCTGGCCGGTCGACGCCGGCTGCTCGGCGACGACGCCGAGGCGGTGCTCGGCGGCTTCGTCTTCCACCTGGCGATGCCGGCGGCGCTGTTCACCGCGCTGTCGCGTACCCCGTTGCAGTTCCACGCCCGGGCGCTGGCGGCCTTCGCGGCCGGCACCGCCGTGACCACGACGGTGGCCTTCGTGCTCGCCGCCCGGGCCGGCCGGACCACCGGCGAGGCGACCATCGGCGCGATGGCCGCCGGCTATGTGAACTCCGCGAACCTGGGCATCCCGGTTGCGCTCCAGGTGGTGGGTGACGCCGCGTTCCTCACCGAGGTGCTGCTCTTCCAGGTGCTGGTGGTCACCCCGGCGCTGCTGGTGCTGCTCGACCGGGGCGCCGGGCGACGGCTGCGCCCCGGGCGGCTGCTCACCCTGCCGCTGCGCAACCCGGTGATCGCCGGGCCGGCGCTCGGCGCCCTCTGCTCCGGGCTGGACTGGCACCCGCCCGCGGCGGTGGCCGGCCCGCTGGCCCTGCTCGGCGCGGCGGCGGTGCCGAGCGCCCTGGTGACGCTCGGGCTGTCGCTGACCGGCGGCGGACCGCCACCGACCGGCGCGGGCGGCGAGGTGGCCCTGCTCAGCGGACTGAAGTTGGTCGTCCAGCCGCTGGTCGCCTGGCTGGTCGGCCTGGCCGCCGGGGTCGGCCCGGGCCCGCTGCTGGCCCTGGTGGTCTGCGCCGCGCTGCCCACCGCCCAGAACACCTACCTCTTCGCCCGCGAGTACGCCAGCGGCACCGCGGTGGCCCGGTGGACGGTGCTGGTCACCACCGCGCTCTCCATGGTCACCCTGGCCCTGGTCGGCTGGCTGCTGAGCTGA
- a CDS encoding C39 family peptidase, translated as MTGTHPRDVAYRCFRLPADLDRGTAEGMVAVPDGVTIGVPAGQRDHLDPHTGRSARYDLASWTSPVVWAGFGVDELVPSWTADTPPGGWLQVELRGWHGDTPSTGWYVLGHWAADDSAIHRTSVPGQAHDAAWVKVDTMGAHRSAITGWQTRVTLFRRTDVAAGPVLRTVGVVASAGDAAAADRPAAGADAGAARGRILDVPRYAQRLHAGGETRWGGGGDSWCSPTCVAMVLDFWAAGPAPDRYAWVRPPGPRPVVVHTARGCYDHAYAGAGNWPFNTAWAGLHGVDAFVTRLRGLAEAEQFVAAGVPLVVSAAFRRGEVPGLDYDTRGHLLVLVGFTATGDPVLNDPYAPDDEGVRRTVDRDRFEAAWQGGSGGITYVIRPPSVPLPPAPAQPNW; from the coding sequence ATGACCGGAACGCACCCGCGGGACGTCGCGTACCGCTGCTTCCGGCTGCCGGCCGACCTGGACCGGGGCACCGCCGAGGGGATGGTCGCCGTCCCGGACGGGGTGACGATCGGCGTACCGGCCGGGCAACGCGACCATCTCGACCCGCACACCGGCCGTTCCGCGCGCTACGACCTGGCGAGCTGGACCTCGCCGGTGGTGTGGGCGGGCTTCGGGGTGGACGAACTCGTCCCCTCCTGGACCGCCGACACCCCGCCGGGCGGCTGGCTACAGGTCGAACTGCGCGGCTGGCACGGGGACACCCCCTCCACCGGCTGGTACGTGCTGGGCCACTGGGCCGCCGACGACTCGGCGATCCACCGCACCTCGGTACCCGGCCAGGCCCACGACGCGGCCTGGGTGAAGGTCGACACGATGGGCGCGCACCGGTCCGCGATCACCGGCTGGCAGACCCGGGTCACGCTGTTCCGCCGCACCGACGTGGCGGCCGGCCCGGTGCTGCGTACCGTCGGGGTGGTGGCCTCCGCCGGAGACGCCGCCGCGGCCGACCGGCCGGCCGCCGGCGCGGACGCCGGGGCGGCCCGGGGGCGGATCCTGGACGTGCCCCGCTACGCGCAGCGACTGCACGCCGGCGGGGAGACCCGCTGGGGCGGCGGCGGGGACTCCTGGTGCAGCCCCACCTGCGTGGCGATGGTGCTGGACTTCTGGGCCGCCGGCCCCGCCCCGGACCGGTACGCCTGGGTGCGCCCGCCCGGCCCCCGGCCGGTGGTGGTGCACACCGCCCGGGGCTGCTACGACCACGCCTACGCCGGCGCCGGGAACTGGCCGTTCAACACCGCCTGGGCCGGGCTGCACGGGGTGGACGCCTTCGTCACCCGGCTGCGCGGGCTCGCCGAGGCGGAGCAGTTCGTCGCCGCGGGGGTGCCACTGGTCGTCTCGGCGGCGTTCCGACGCGGCGAGGTGCCCGGTCTCGACTACGACACCCGGGGCCACCTGCTGGTGCTGGTCGGTTTCACGGCGACCGGCGACCCGGTGCTCAACGACCCGTACGCGCCGGACGACGAGGGGGTCCGCCGGACCGTGGACCGGGACCGGTTCGAGGCGGCCTGGCAGGGCGGCAGCGGCGGGATCACGTACGTCATCCGGCCGCCGTCGGTGCCGCTGCCGCCGGCCCCCGCCCAGCCCAACTGGTGA
- a CDS encoding anhydro-N-acetylmuramic acid kinase: MKIVGLMSGTSYDGVDVVAAEFTADGETLTLRPLGHRGLDYDDGLRTQIAALLPPAATTIDAVCRLDNRLGEVFAEAAAVGVELAGGAADMVVSPGQTVFHWVEAGRVHGTLQLGAPARVAARVGVPVLSDLRSADVAAGGQGAPLVPAFDALLLGADPEGVGPRAALNLGGIANLTVVAPGAPVLGYDVGPANALLDAAARRFLDRPCDLDGARAAAGRVHPGLLDLLLAEPYYAAAPPKSTGKELFHGGYLDGKLAALGEPVSADDVLATLTELTARTVADACDRHRVTEVVAAGGGVRNPTLLGRLAALGAGRRRLRTSDELGMPAQAKEAYAFALLGWLSWHGLPGAIPSVTGARRAAVLGSWTPAGPARDATGTPAPRRLLIEP; this comes from the coding sequence ATGAAGATCGTCGGGCTGATGTCGGGCACCTCCTACGACGGGGTGGACGTGGTGGCCGCCGAGTTCACCGCGGACGGGGAGACGCTCACGCTGCGCCCGCTCGGGCACCGCGGCCTCGACTACGACGACGGGCTGCGGACGCAGATCGCCGCGCTGCTGCCGCCCGCCGCCACCACGATCGACGCCGTCTGCCGGCTCGACAACCGGCTCGGGGAGGTCTTCGCCGAGGCGGCGGCGGTCGGCGTCGAGCTCGCCGGGGGTGCGGCCGACATGGTCGTGTCGCCGGGGCAGACCGTCTTCCACTGGGTGGAGGCGGGTCGGGTCCACGGCACCCTCCAGCTCGGCGCGCCGGCCCGGGTGGCCGCCCGGGTGGGCGTACCGGTGCTCAGTGACCTGCGCTCGGCGGACGTGGCGGCCGGCGGGCAGGGCGCGCCGCTGGTCCCGGCCTTCGACGCGCTGCTGCTCGGCGCGGACCCGGAGGGCGTCGGGCCGCGGGCGGCGCTCAACCTCGGCGGCATCGCGAACCTCACCGTGGTCGCGCCCGGCGCTCCCGTCCTCGGGTACGACGTCGGCCCCGCCAACGCGCTGCTCGACGCCGCCGCCCGGCGCTTCCTCGACCGGCCCTGCGACCTCGACGGCGCCCGGGCGGCGGCCGGCCGGGTGCACCCCGGCCTGCTCGACCTGCTGCTGGCCGAGCCCTACTATGCCGCCGCCCCGCCCAAGTCGACCGGGAAGGAGCTGTTCCACGGCGGCTACCTGGACGGGAAGCTGGCCGCGTTGGGTGAGCCGGTGTCCGCCGACGACGTGCTCGCCACGCTCACCGAGCTGACCGCCCGCACGGTGGCCGACGCCTGCGACCGGCACCGGGTCACCGAGGTGGTCGCCGCCGGCGGCGGGGTGCGCAATCCCACACTCCTGGGCCGGCTGGCCGCCCTCGGCGCGGGTCGCCGGCGGTTGCGGACCAGCGACGAGCTGGGCATGCCGGCGCAGGCCAAGGAGGCGTACGCCTTCGCCCTGCTCGGCTGGCTCTCCTGGCACGGTCTGCCAGGGGCGATCCCGTCGGTGACCGGGGCCCGGCGGGCCGCGGTGCTCGGCTCCTGGACCCCGGCCGGGCCGGCCCGGGACGCCACCGGGACGCCGGCGCCGCGCCGGCTGCTGATCGAGCCCTGA
- a CDS encoding PQQ-binding-like beta-propeller repeat protein: MTVIDLGELRDDPVPEPARRRSRPTGRPYRLLGVLAVALLTLAGGVPLVGWPAVAVPARPGANVFLSGDRLYLIEPPDLDRNEGRRLTAYRIPAAGPPTLLWRSRLPEGGGAEIGLLDRGGTVVLTGLSGVGDDAHRTFTVDARTGRPGWQQPGFAFEAVDGVLLQTSDADGAVTVRRVELPSGRALWSVSSPPGGLDFGFGPAGIDRIVLSSSAGEVEVRDARTGTRLVARDLSAGGPRSWEGIQLVDGLLLTFADKGATVTGYDLDRLERRWTARLDRGGYLSPCGTLLCTSSDTGGMSVLDPATGAVRWSDPHWHQVMREHAGRFLVTAADAGRASRYAVVESATGRPLAELGGDWELVNRAGPDDPLIGLRRGADGRLRVAELDLTAARAQVFAAPPGLIGDCQVGAGVLVCRRIDGGFVLWRLR; this comes from the coding sequence GTGACCGTCATCGATCTGGGTGAGCTCCGGGACGACCCGGTGCCGGAACCGGCGCGCCGGCGGTCCCGGCCCACCGGGCGGCCGTACCGGCTGCTGGGGGTGTTGGCGGTCGCGCTCCTGACGCTCGCCGGGGGCGTCCCACTGGTCGGCTGGCCGGCCGTCGCGGTGCCGGCCCGCCCCGGCGCGAACGTCTTCCTCTCCGGTGACCGGCTCTACCTGATCGAGCCGCCGGACCTGGACCGGAACGAGGGGCGGCGGTTGACCGCGTACCGGATCCCGGCCGCCGGTCCGCCCACGCTGCTGTGGCGCAGCCGGCTCCCCGAGGGGGGCGGTGCGGAGATCGGGCTGCTGGACCGGGGCGGGACGGTAGTGCTGACCGGCCTCTCCGGCGTCGGCGACGACGCGCACCGGACCTTCACCGTGGACGCCCGCACCGGCCGGCCCGGCTGGCAGCAGCCCGGCTTCGCGTTCGAGGCGGTGGACGGCGTGCTGCTGCAGACCTCCGACGCGGACGGGGCGGTCACCGTCCGTCGGGTCGAGCTGCCCTCCGGGCGGGCACTGTGGTCGGTGTCGTCCCCACCGGGCGGCCTCGACTTCGGCTTCGGTCCGGCCGGGATCGACCGGATCGTGCTGTCGTCGTCCGCCGGCGAGGTCGAGGTGCGCGACGCCCGCACCGGCACCCGGCTGGTCGCCCGCGACCTCAGCGCCGGCGGGCCGCGCAGCTGGGAAGGCATCCAACTCGTCGACGGTCTGCTGCTGACGTTCGCGGACAAGGGGGCCACCGTCACCGGCTACGACCTGGACCGGCTGGAGCGACGCTGGACGGCCCGGCTGGACCGGGGTGGCTACCTCTCGCCCTGCGGCACCCTGCTCTGCACTTCTTCGGACACCGGCGGGATGTCGGTGCTCGACCCGGCGACCGGCGCCGTCCGGTGGAGTGATCCGCACTGGCACCAGGTGATGCGGGAGCACGCCGGCCGGTTCCTGGTGACCGCGGCCGACGCCGGCCGGGCGTCCCGGTACGCGGTGGTCGAGTCGGCCACCGGCCGGCCGTTGGCCGAGCTGGGCGGCGACTGGGAGCTGGTGAACCGAGCGGGCCCGGACGATCCGTTGATCGGACTGCGCCGGGGCGCGGACGGCCGGCTGCGGGTGGCGGAGCTGGACCTGACGGCTGCCCGGGCCCAGGTGTTCGCCGCGCCGCCCGGCCTGATCGGTGACTGCCAGGTCGGCGCGGGTGTGCTGGTCTGCCGCCGGATCGACGGCGGCTTCGTGCTGTGGCGGCTGCGGTGA
- the dxs gene encoding 1-deoxy-D-xylulose-5-phosphate synthase, producing the protein MSVEEGTANHGRLLGTVRGPQDVKRMTVEQLDILAAEIRDFLIAKVSRTGGHVGPNLGVVELTLAMHRVFDSPRDRLLFDTGHQSYVHKILTGRQDGFDKLRQRGGLSGYPSQAESEHDLIENSHASTALSYADGLAKAYALRGEPRSVVAVVGDGALTGGMCWEALNNIATAGNPLVIVVNDNGRSYSPTIGGLADHLSSLRLNPGYEKVLDTVKDALGNTPFVGKPMYEVLHAVKKGIKDAVAPQAMFEDLGIKYVGPVDGHDIAAVESALRAAKNFGGPVIVHAVTRKGYGYRAAEEDEADRLHGPGGAFDIETGKLLAAPSVKWTHVFADELVKVADERPDVVGITAAMAEPTGIATLARKYPERVYDVGIAEQHAATSAAGLALGGLHPVVAVYATFLNRAFDQVLLDVAMHKLPVTFVLDRAGITGPDGPSHYGIWDMSVFGVVPGLRIAAPRDAGTLREELREAVAVDDGPTILRFPTGTVAADLPAVRRVGPVDVLAESARTDVLLVAVGSFAGLGMEVAARVAEHGYGVTVVDPRWVRPVPAELVELAAGHRLVVTVEDGVRVGGVGDALAQAMRDADVRVPLRDLGVPADWHPHGTRAQILADLGLTAQDVARDVTGWISRLDAQPVESVPRDQAGATN; encoded by the coding sequence ATGAGTGTTGAAGAGGGCACGGCCAACCACGGTCGGCTGCTGGGCACCGTCCGCGGTCCGCAGGACGTCAAGCGGATGACCGTCGAGCAGCTGGACATCCTCGCCGCCGAGATCCGTGACTTCCTGATCGCCAAGGTCTCCCGCACCGGCGGGCACGTCGGCCCCAACCTGGGCGTGGTGGAGCTGACCCTCGCCATGCACCGGGTCTTCGACTCCCCGCGGGACCGGCTGCTGTTCGACACCGGCCACCAGTCGTACGTGCACAAGATCCTCACCGGCCGGCAGGACGGCTTCGACAAGCTCCGCCAGCGCGGTGGCCTCTCCGGCTACCCGAGCCAGGCCGAGAGCGAGCACGACCTGATCGAGAACTCGCACGCCTCCACCGCCCTGTCCTACGCCGACGGGCTGGCCAAGGCGTACGCCCTGCGCGGCGAGCCGCGCAGCGTGGTCGCCGTGGTCGGTGACGGCGCGCTGACCGGCGGCATGTGCTGGGAGGCGCTGAACAACATCGCCACCGCCGGGAACCCGCTGGTGATAGTGGTCAACGACAACGGCCGCTCCTACTCGCCGACCATCGGCGGCCTCGCCGACCACCTCTCCTCGCTGCGGCTCAACCCCGGCTACGAGAAGGTGCTCGACACCGTCAAGGACGCCCTCGGCAACACGCCCTTCGTCGGCAAGCCGATGTACGAGGTGCTGCACGCGGTCAAGAAGGGCATCAAGGACGCGGTCGCCCCGCAGGCGATGTTCGAGGACCTCGGCATCAAGTACGTCGGCCCGGTCGACGGCCACGACATCGCCGCCGTCGAGTCGGCGCTGCGCGCCGCGAAGAACTTCGGCGGCCCGGTGATCGTGCACGCGGTCACCCGCAAGGGCTACGGCTACCGCGCCGCCGAGGAGGACGAGGCGGACCGCCTGCACGGCCCGGGCGGCGCGTTCGACATCGAGACCGGCAAGCTGCTCGCCGCCCCGTCGGTGAAGTGGACCCACGTCTTCGCCGACGAGCTGGTGAAGGTCGCCGACGAGCGGCCCGACGTGGTGGGCATCACCGCCGCGATGGCCGAGCCGACCGGCATCGCCACCCTCGCCCGCAAGTACCCGGAGCGGGTCTACGACGTGGGCATCGCCGAGCAGCACGCCGCCACCTCGGCGGCCGGCCTGGCGCTCGGTGGCCTGCACCCGGTGGTGGCGGTCTACGCGACCTTCCTCAACCGGGCCTTCGACCAGGTCCTGCTCGACGTGGCGATGCACAAGCTGCCGGTGACCTTCGTGCTGGACCGGGCCGGCATCACCGGCCCCGACGGGCCCAGCCACTACGGCATCTGGGACATGTCGGTCTTCGGCGTGGTGCCGGGCCTGCGGATCGCCGCGCCCCGCGACGCCGGCACGCTCCGCGAGGAGTTGCGCGAGGCGGTCGCCGTGGACGACGGCCCGACCATCCTGCGCTTCCCGACCGGCACCGTCGCCGCCGACCTGCCGGCCGTGCGCCGGGTCGGCCCGGTCGACGTGCTGGCCGAGTCGGCGCGTACCGACGTGCTGCTGGTCGCGGTCGGCTCCTTCGCCGGCCTGGGCATGGAGGTCGCCGCCCGGGTCGCCGAGCACGGCTACGGGGTCACCGTGGTCGACCCGCGCTGGGTCCGCCCGGTCCCGGCCGAACTGGTCGAGCTGGCCGCCGGCCACCGGCTCGTGGTCACCGTCGAGGACGGCGTCCGGGTCGGCGGTGTCGGCGACGCGCTCGCCCAGGCGATGCGGGACGCCGACGTCCGGGTGCCGCTGCGCGACCTCGGCGTACCGGCCGACTGGCACCCGCACGGCACCCGCGCGCAGATCCTGGCCGACCTCGGCCTCACCGCGCAGGACGTGGCCCGGGACGTGACCGGCTGGATCTCCCGCCTGGACGCCCAGCCCGTCGAGTCGGTGCCGCGCGACCAGGCCGGCGCCACCAACTGA
- a CDS encoding cell wall metabolism sensor histidine kinase WalK codes for MTRRLRPTLRLRLTLLNGVLLVGAGAILVLLAWLLVRDALRPTDELLPGTTVLLADGRTLDAGQWQRELVDAASRELLVKGLAALLAISVVGVAGAWLVAGRALRPLHQVTATAQRLGEATLDQRIGWSGADDEVAELAKTFDAMLDRIAAAFEAQKRFVANASHELRTPLAVMRTEIDVTLSDDEADAAEYRRMATVVRDASERANGLVDALLVLARSEAQAGRALGRRAECDLAVGTANALSAVAREVERIGLRVQTSLRPAPVIGDPGLLDRLAGNLIENAVRYNHLHGRIWVRTGSDGQRSWLVVRNTGFEVNQADVPGLFEPFRRGGQERTGARGSGLGLSIVRAVCDAHGGTVAVVAQPGGGLEVTVTLPSADAPCPN; via the coding sequence GTGACCCGCCGGCTGCGGCCCACCCTGCGGCTGCGGCTCACCCTGCTCAACGGGGTGCTGCTGGTGGGCGCCGGGGCGATCCTGGTGCTGCTGGCCTGGCTGCTGGTGCGGGACGCGCTGCGCCCCACCGACGAGCTGCTGCCCGGCACCACCGTGCTGCTCGCCGACGGCCGCACCCTGGACGCCGGCCAGTGGCAGCGCGAGCTGGTCGACGCCGCCTCCCGGGAGCTGCTGGTCAAGGGACTGGCCGCGCTGCTGGCGATCAGCGTCGTCGGGGTGGCCGGGGCGTGGCTGGTGGCCGGCCGGGCGCTGCGCCCGCTGCACCAGGTCACCGCCACCGCCCAGCGGCTCGGCGAAGCCACCCTCGACCAGCGGATCGGCTGGTCCGGGGCGGACGACGAGGTGGCCGAGCTGGCCAAGACGTTCGACGCGATGCTGGACCGGATCGCCGCCGCCTTCGAGGCGCAGAAACGCTTCGTCGCGAACGCCTCGCACGAGCTGCGTACCCCCCTCGCGGTGATGCGGACCGAGATCGACGTGACGCTCAGCGACGACGAGGCGGACGCCGCCGAGTACCGCCGGATGGCCACCGTGGTCCGGGACGCCTCCGAGCGGGCCAACGGTCTGGTCGACGCCCTCCTGGTGCTGGCCCGCAGCGAGGCCCAGGCCGGCCGCGCGCTCGGCCGCCGGGCCGAGTGCGACCTGGCGGTCGGCACCGCCAACGCGCTCTCCGCCGTCGCCCGTGAGGTGGAACGGATCGGGCTGCGGGTGCAGACCTCGCTGCGGCCGGCGCCGGTGATCGGCGACCCCGGGCTGCTCGACCGGCTGGCCGGCAACCTGATCGAGAACGCGGTCCGCTACAACCACCTGCACGGCCGGATCTGGGTGCGGACCGGCTCGGACGGGCAGCGCTCCTGGCTGGTGGTGCGGAACACCGGCTTCGAGGTCAACCAGGCCGACGTGCCGGGGCTGTTCGAACCGTTCCGCCGGGGCGGCCAGGAACGGACCGGGGCACGCGGTTCCGGGCTGGGCCTGTCCATCGTGCGCGCGGTCTGCGACGCGCACGGCGGCACGGTGGCCGTGGTCGCCCAGCCGGGCGGCGGACTGGAGGTCACCGTCACCCTGCCGTCGGCCGACGCACCCTGCCCGAACTGA